The following are from one region of the Natrinema sp. HArc-T2 genome:
- the pstB gene encoding phosphate ABC transporter ATP-binding protein PstB, with protein sequence MTESSVTTTTERTDADAVTSSNKTTTGESDEHTKAEWREYTFDGEPVLSVEDLNVWYGDDHALKDISIDIPEKSVTALIGPSGCGKSTFLRCLNRMNDRIKGASVEGEVTFNGQNIYADGTNLVELRKRIGMVFQHPNPFPKSIRENVAYGPRKHGDLERGLVPRLLGRDDKDREDELVERCLRDAALWDEVEDRLDDNALGLSGGQQQRLCIARCLAVDPEVILMDEPASALDPIATAKIEDLIEELAKEYTVIVVTHNMQQAARISDQTAVFLTGGELVEFDDTDKIFENPESQRVEDYVTGKFG encoded by the coding sequence ATGACAGAATCAAGCGTTACTACCACGACGGAACGAACAGACGCCGACGCAGTGACGTCGAGCAACAAAACGACGACCGGTGAAAGCGACGAGCACACGAAAGCGGAGTGGCGCGAGTACACGTTCGACGGCGAGCCGGTCCTGTCGGTCGAGGACTTAAACGTCTGGTACGGCGACGACCACGCGCTCAAAGACATCTCGATCGACATTCCAGAAAAGAGCGTGACGGCGCTCATCGGTCCCTCGGGGTGTGGCAAGTCCACGTTCCTCCGGTGTCTCAACCGGATGAACGATCGGATCAAAGGTGCCAGCGTCGAGGGCGAAGTCACGTTCAACGGCCAGAACATCTACGCTGACGGCACCAATCTCGTCGAACTGCGGAAACGCATCGGCATGGTGTTCCAGCACCCGAATCCGTTCCCGAAGTCGATCCGAGAGAACGTCGCCTACGGCCCGCGAAAACACGGCGACCTCGAGCGTGGGCTGGTTCCCCGGTTGCTCGGACGCGATGACAAAGACAGAGAAGACGAACTGGTCGAGCGATGTCTTCGGGACGCAGCCCTCTGGGACGAGGTCGAAGACCGCCTCGACGACAACGCCCTCGGTCTCTCCGGCGGGCAACAACAGCGGCTGTGTATCGCGCGTTGTCTCGCTGTCGACCCCGAAGTTATCCTGATGGACGAGCCGGCCTCCGCGCTGGACCCGATCGCGACCGCGAAGATCGAGGACCTGATCGAAGAACTCGCCAAGGAGTACACGGTCATCGTCGTCACCCACAACATGCAACAGGCCGCACGGATCTCCGATCAGACGGCCGTCTTCCTGACCGGCGGCGAACTCGTTGAGTTCGACGATACCGACAAGATCTTCGAAAACCCCGAGAGCCAGCGCGTCGAGGACTACGTCACCGGCAAGTTCGGGTGA
- the phoU gene encoding phosphate signaling complex protein PhoU, which translates to MTREDYQDRLERLRETVIALGDLVRDQLADGFSALFAGDRALAREVIADDQAVNRRSLEIESECLDLLALYQPVASDLRRVIATFKIVTDLERVGDLATNIAAYTLASTGSAPTLPDVDFERIAALALELVEDAVEAFVTEDVTACFAVADRDDELDARCGAVTERIVRTLIDLRVDGDAVNSAQASLGKSDEWPLEDVLTDASRTLVIVRDIERVGDHAVNVAARTLYALENSEELLA; encoded by the coding sequence ATGACGCGCGAGGACTATCAGGACCGCCTCGAGCGCCTTCGTGAGACGGTCATCGCACTGGGCGATCTCGTCCGCGACCAGCTCGCTGACGGGTTCAGCGCGCTGTTCGCCGGCGATCGTGCGCTCGCACGCGAAGTAATCGCGGACGATCAGGCCGTCAATCGCCGCTCGCTCGAGATCGAGAGCGAATGTCTCGACCTCCTGGCGCTGTACCAGCCGGTCGCCAGTGACCTCCGGAGGGTCATCGCGACGTTCAAGATTGTCACCGATCTCGAGCGGGTGGGCGATCTCGCGACCAACATAGCGGCGTATACGCTGGCATCGACCGGATCCGCACCGACACTTCCCGACGTCGATTTCGAGCGGATCGCCGCGCTCGCACTCGAGTTGGTCGAGGACGCGGTCGAGGCGTTCGTCACCGAGGACGTGACAGCCTGTTTTGCGGTCGCCGACCGTGACGACGAACTCGACGCCCGCTGTGGGGCCGTAACCGAGCGCATCGTCCGCACGCTCATCGACCTCCGCGTCGACGGCGATGCAGTCAACAGTGCGCAGGCGTCTCTGGGCAAGTCGGACGAGTGGCCGCTCGAGGACGTTCTCACGGACGCCTCTCGGACGCTTGTAATCGTCCGCGACATAGAGCGCGTGGGTGACCACGCGGTAAACGTGGCTGCGCGGACGCTTTATGCACTCGAGAACAGCGAGGAGTTGCTCGCCTGA
- a CDS encoding phosphate ABC transporter substrate-binding protein PstS family protein, with protein sequence MRREQFGRSFEEVSRRNFLTATGGVTAAAFAGCLGSETSSDDEPAGNGQDETEGSDSLSGEVTITGSSTVYPISEEMKNRFMEKHPDVTVTVDSTGSGGGFENHFCPGDSDINAASRPVKDTEKTHCGKNDVTPVELQIAGDALTMAVSTENTWANCLSFDQLAQIWHEGGAETWADLNADWPDEPFERYGPDTTSGTYDWFSQHVVSRAGTHRSDYVSTEDDETIVQGLESSPYAIGYFGYSYYAQNKDRIKALAVKANKGDACGDPSLQAAKTGSYPMARPLFIYPSEEALQREAVAEFVRFYLENSTADWIAEEVNYVPSSNEQAATNLQTLEEIAGE encoded by the coding sequence ATGAGACGCGAACAGTTCGGGCGGTCTTTCGAGGAGGTGTCGCGGCGGAACTTCTTAACAGCGACCGGCGGGGTAACGGCGGCTGCGTTCGCCGGCTGTCTCGGAAGCGAGACTAGCAGTGATGACGAACCCGCTGGCAACGGCCAGGATGAAACCGAGGGCAGCGACAGCCTCTCCGGCGAGGTCACGATTACGGGCTCGAGTACGGTGTATCCGATCTCCGAGGAGATGAAAAACCGATTTATGGAGAAGCACCCGGACGTCACCGTCACGGTCGATTCGACTGGCAGCGGCGGCGGGTTCGAGAACCACTTCTGTCCCGGCGATTCGGACATCAACGCAGCGTCGCGCCCGGTCAAGGATACGGAGAAAACCCACTGTGGGAAAAACGACGTGACGCCGGTCGAACTGCAGATCGCGGGTGATGCACTCACGATGGCCGTCAGCACAGAGAACACGTGGGCCAACTGCCTCTCTTTTGACCAACTCGCCCAAATCTGGCACGAGGGCGGCGCAGAAACGTGGGCCGACCTGAACGCCGACTGGCCGGACGAGCCGTTCGAACGTTACGGCCCCGACACGACATCGGGAACCTACGACTGGTTCTCTCAGCACGTCGTCAGCCGTGCCGGCACCCACCGATCCGACTACGTCAGCACCGAGGACGACGAGACCATCGTCCAGGGACTCGAGAGTAGTCCGTACGCGATCGGCTACTTCGGGTATTCCTACTACGCACAGAACAAAGACCGTATCAAAGCGCTCGCGGTCAAAGCGAACAAGGGTGACGCGTGTGGGGACCCGAGCCTGCAGGCAGCCAAAACGGGCTCCTATCCGATGGCTCGACCACTGTTTATTTACCCGTCCGAGGAAGCACTGCAGCGCGAGGCAGTCGCCGAATTCGTGCGCTTTTACCTCGAGAACTCGACGGCAGACTGGATCGCAGAGGAGGTCAATTATGTCCCCTCGAGCAACGAACAGGCCGCGACGAATCTCCAGACGCTCGAGGAGATCGCCGGGGAGTAA
- a CDS encoding phosphate ABC transporter substrate-binding protein PstS family protein encodes MTDTQMDRSGRSFSRRKFLAATGAVGAAAIAGCTENTDNGGNERVVVTGSSTVFPVSDRLAEEFMDQTDGISVTTDSTGTGGGFNNNFCPGDSDINGASRPIKDAEVQECSDSGVDPIEFQIGKDAVTMAVHNDSPIDCVTYDELAQLWSEGGAETWSDVNSDWPDEEIVRFGPPSTSGTFDWFNTNVIGDAGGHVTQYEKTENDNELVQGISSTQNAIGYFGYAYYRENQDALKALEIRETEDDECTAPSINAAQSGAYPMARPLYIYVNKEALQQDAVYDFVEFYIKQSSTDVISDVGYVPVSEEQAQSNLDKLENEAN; translated from the coding sequence ATGACCGATACCCAGATGGATCGTTCGGGCCGCTCGTTTTCTCGACGAAAGTTCCTGGCCGCGACGGGCGCAGTGGGTGCCGCTGCGATCGCCGGCTGTACCGAAAACACGGATAATGGTGGGAACGAGCGTGTCGTCGTCACGGGAAGTAGTACAGTATTCCCGGTTTCCGACAGGCTCGCCGAAGAGTTCATGGATCAAACCGACGGCATAAGCGTCACCACCGACTCGACTGGGACCGGTGGCGGCTTCAACAACAATTTCTGTCCAGGCGACTCCGATATCAACGGTGCTTCGCGACCGATCAAGGACGCCGAGGTCCAAGAATGCAGCGACAGCGGCGTCGACCCCATCGAGTTCCAGATCGGCAAAGACGCGGTCACGATGGCCGTCCACAACGATTCGCCGATCGACTGTGTGACCTACGACGAACTCGCCCAGCTCTGGAGCGAGGGCGGCGCAGAAACGTGGTCCGACGTCAACTCCGACTGGCCCGATGAGGAAATCGTACGTTTCGGCCCGCCATCGACGTCTGGAACCTTCGACTGGTTCAATACCAACGTCATCGGCGATGCCGGGGGCCACGTCACGCAGTACGAGAAGACCGAAAACGACAACGAGCTCGTCCAGGGCATCTCGTCGACTCAAAACGCGATCGGCTACTTCGGCTACGCGTACTATCGGGAGAATCAGGACGCACTCAAAGCACTCGAGATCCGCGAGACCGAGGACGACGAGTGCACCGCACCGAGCATCAACGCGGCCCAGTCGGGCGCATATCCGATGGCGCGACCGCTGTACATCTACGTTAACAAGGAAGCGCTCCAGCAGGATGCTGTCTACGACTTCGTCGAGTTCTACATCAAGCAGTCTTCGACCGACGTCATCTCCGATGTCGGCTACGTCCCCGTCAGCGAAGAGCAGGCCCAGTCGAATCTCGACAAACTCGAGAACGAAGCGAACTGA
- the pstC gene encoding phosphate ABC transporter permease subunit PstC: MSERSIDVDLTRASSGRVVKERIYKWLLFACAALTVFVTAAIIYTLATDAISFFMTEDATVAGFFTGTEWIARSDGGTFGVWPLVTATLIITVVSALVAVPTGVAAAVYLSEYASDRMRSILKPSLEILAGIPTVVYGYLALVYLTPALQWIGIPVSTFNLLSASVMVGIMIIPMVSSLSEDAMSSVPDSLRQAGYGMGATKYEVSTGVVIPAAISGIFSSFILALSRAIGETMIVVMAAGLRPRMFNFANPLDNLLSSGQPMTAGMVSAVTSDATGGSATYLSMFALGLTLFVITFVMNLASDYVASRYQEEYQ; this comes from the coding sequence ATGAGTGAACGATCGATAGATGTCGACTTGACACGCGCATCGTCAGGTCGAGTCGTCAAAGAGCGCATCTACAAGTGGCTGCTGTTCGCTTGTGCCGCGCTGACCGTGTTCGTTACAGCGGCGATCATCTACACGCTGGCTACCGACGCGATTTCGTTCTTCATGACGGAAGACGCCACGGTAGCTGGGTTCTTTACCGGAACGGAGTGGATCGCCCGCTCCGACGGCGGGACCTTCGGCGTCTGGCCGCTCGTGACTGCGACGCTGATCATCACGGTCGTTTCGGCGCTGGTCGCGGTGCCGACCGGCGTCGCAGCTGCCGTCTACCTCAGTGAGTACGCCAGCGACCGGATGCGGTCGATCCTGAAACCGTCGCTCGAGATCCTCGCCGGGATTCCGACGGTCGTTTACGGCTATCTGGCGCTCGTCTACCTGACGCCTGCACTCCAGTGGATCGGCATCCCCGTCAGCACGTTCAATCTGCTGTCCGCGTCGGTCATGGTCGGGATCATGATCATCCCGATGGTCTCGTCGCTGTCGGAAGACGCGATGAGCTCTGTGCCGGACTCGCTCCGGCAGGCGGGCTACGGGATGGGGGCGACGAAATACGAAGTGTCGACCGGAGTCGTGATTCCGGCGGCTATTTCGGGGATCTTCTCGTCGTTTATCCTCGCACTCTCGCGGGCGATCGGTGAGACGATGATAGTCGTCATGGCCGCCGGCTTGCGACCGCGGATGTTCAACTTCGCGAACCCACTCGACAACCTGCTCAGTTCGGGACAGCCGATGACCGCGGGTATGGTTAGCGCCGTCACCAGTGACGCGACCGGCGGCTCGGCAACGTATTTGAGTATGTTCGCACTCGGACTGACGCTGTTCGTCATCACGTTCGTGATGAACCTCGCGAGCGATTACGTCGCATCACGCTATCAGGAGGAGTACCAATGA
- the pstA gene encoding phosphate ABC transporter permease PstA yields the protein MATDQQTGTWYGTGEAVSRVRGQAFKTLCLSATLLALLSVFVLLLYVANDAFQPLSADMGWLLVTIGTVVVPSLAAVGYYYTRDTRAGETATIALGLPVVSLLLTGGVFITFEHVVSVYQWLSILVSLVVAGGIVYAHSRVRTEADLERLVVVVAVPALALWFIPGLILSLPMLPTQSLALLGSFVVPVAVVVGLFVRRQRENDRDGAIAAVLTLVGAAAGFGVAPVVGITPFVWMLLVTVTAVPVALYVESIVRRGAGVSGLAFPLIVVGGIVASVVLTDALGVAGPTPWLDWGFLTNVPSRTPEDAGFYPPLVGSVMMLLIIVVSAFPVGVGAALYLEEYAPQRGRWGRFVDLIEVNIGNLAGVPSVVYGVLGLALFIRAGGLGSGTALVGGFTVGLLILPIVIISSQEAISAVPDSMRQASYGMGATKWQTTRNVVLPEALPGIMTGNILAMGRAIGETAPLLIIGAPAVVRIAPNSFTNKFSAMPRQIYTWSGEIDAAFRHGVLAAGVVTLLVVLLLMNGAAILIRNKYQRRE from the coding sequence ATGGCGACCGACCAGCAGACCGGAACATGGTACGGAACGGGCGAGGCAGTCAGTCGCGTCCGTGGCCAGGCGTTCAAGACGCTCTGTCTCAGTGCGACCCTTCTGGCCCTGCTGTCCGTGTTCGTGCTCCTCCTGTACGTCGCGAACGACGCTTTCCAGCCCCTTTCGGCGGACATGGGGTGGCTCCTCGTAACCATTGGAACGGTCGTTGTCCCCTCCCTCGCGGCGGTCGGTTACTACTATACGCGCGATACGAGAGCGGGCGAGACGGCGACCATCGCGCTCGGTTTACCGGTCGTCTCGCTGCTGCTCACCGGCGGGGTGTTCATCACGTTCGAACACGTCGTCAGCGTCTATCAGTGGCTCTCGATCCTCGTCTCGCTCGTCGTCGCCGGCGGGATCGTGTACGCCCACAGCCGCGTTCGGACGGAGGCCGACCTCGAGCGACTCGTTGTCGTCGTGGCTGTGCCAGCGCTCGCGCTCTGGTTCATTCCGGGGCTCATCCTCTCGCTGCCGATGTTGCCGACGCAGTCGCTTGCGCTGCTGGGATCGTTCGTCGTGCCGGTCGCAGTCGTTGTCGGCCTGTTCGTCCGCAGACAACGCGAAAACGACCGTGACGGTGCGATCGCTGCAGTACTGACGCTCGTCGGGGCGGCAGCAGGATTCGGCGTTGCACCCGTCGTTGGCATCACCCCGTTCGTCTGGATGCTGCTCGTTACGGTCACCGCCGTCCCCGTCGCTCTCTACGTCGAGAGCATCGTCCGTCGGGGTGCCGGCGTATCGGGGCTCGCGTTCCCGCTGATCGTCGTCGGTGGGATCGTCGCAAGCGTCGTCCTTACGGACGCCCTCGGGGTCGCCGGCCCGACGCCGTGGCTCGACTGGGGTTTCCTGACGAACGTCCCCTCGCGGACGCCCGAAGACGCTGGCTTCTATCCGCCGCTGGTCGGCTCGGTGATGATGTTGCTCATCATCGTCGTCTCCGCGTTCCCGGTCGGCGTCGGCGCCGCACTCTATCTCGAGGAGTATGCTCCGCAACGAGGTCGCTGGGGCCGGTTCGTCGACCTGATCGAGGTCAACATCGGGAACCTTGCCGGCGTGCCATCGGTCGTCTACGGGGTTCTCGGGCTCGCACTGTTCATCCGAGCGGGCGGACTCGGTTCGGGAACCGCCCTCGTCGGCGGGTTCACCGTCGGACTGTTGATCCTTCCGATCGTCATCATCTCTTCACAAGAGGCGATCAGTGCCGTTCCTGACTCGATGCGCCAAGCATCTTACGGCATGGGCGCGACCAAGTGGCAGACGACTCGTAATGTCGTCCTTCCGGAAGCACTACCGGGCATCATGACCGGCAACATCCTCGCGATGGGACGAGCGATCGGCGAGACGGCACCGCTGCTCATCATCGGCGCACCGGCGGTCGTCCGAATCGCACCGAATTCGTTCACGAACAAGTTCAGCGCAATGCCGCGCCAGATCTACACCTGGTCGGGCGAGATCGACGCCGCGTTCCGACACGGCGTGCTGGCAGCTGGCGTTGTCACGCTACTGGTCGTTCTCCTGCTCATGAACGGCGCTGCCATCCTGATTCGTAACAAGTATCAACGCCGAGAGTAA
- the pstB gene encoding phosphate ABC transporter ATP-binding protein PstB, whose amino-acid sequence MTQDSMTDPDSRTGSQSTDFEGSNQTSDPLVDSSIDTGQSGGSGGETRTVIESRDLDVFYDETQALQSVDIEIPAEKVTAIIGPSGCGKSTFLRCINRMNDLVDAARIEGELNFEGKNVYDDNVDPVVLRRKIGMVFQSPNPFPKSIYDNVAYGLNVQGIEGDYDAIVEKALRRAALWDEVKDQLDSSGLDLSGGQQQRLCIARAIAPDPDVLLMDEPASALDPVATSKIEDLIEELSEEYTVVIVTHNMQQAARISDKTAVFLTGGELAEFDDTDKIFENPESQRVEDYITGKFG is encoded by the coding sequence ATGACACAAGATTCAATGACTGACCCGGACAGCCGTACTGGTAGCCAATCGACCGACTTCGAGGGATCGAATCAAACGAGCGATCCGCTCGTCGACTCGTCGATCGACACCGGCCAGTCGGGCGGCTCCGGGGGAGAAACGAGGACAGTAATCGAATCCCGGGACCTCGACGTGTTCTACGACGAGACGCAGGCGCTGCAGAGCGTCGACATCGAGATCCCGGCCGAAAAGGTCACCGCGATCATCGGTCCGTCCGGTTGTGGGAAATCGACGTTCCTCCGGTGTATCAACCGGATGAACGACCTCGTCGACGCTGCACGAATCGAGGGCGAGTTGAACTTCGAAGGGAAAAACGTCTACGACGATAACGTCGATCCAGTCGTCCTTCGGCGCAAGATCGGGATGGTCTTCCAGTCGCCGAATCCATTCCCCAAGAGCATCTACGACAACGTCGCCTACGGCCTGAACGTCCAGGGAATCGAAGGCGATTACGACGCGATCGTCGAGAAGGCACTCCGCCGCGCTGCGCTCTGGGACGAAGTCAAAGACCAACTCGACTCGAGCGGACTGGACCTCTCGGGCGGGCAACAACAGCGCCTCTGTATCGCCCGTGCGATCGCACCCGACCCGGACGTGCTCCTGATGGACGAGCCGGCGTCGGCGCTGGACCCGGTCGCGACCTCGAAGATCGAGGACCTGATCGAAGAGCTGTCCGAGGAATATACGGTCGTCATCGTCACGCACAACATGCAACAGGCTGCCCGAATCTCGGATAAGACGGCGGTCTTCCTGACCGGTGGCGAACTCGCCGAGTTCGACGACACCGACAAGATCTTCGAGAACCCCGAGAGTCAACGCGTCGAGGACTACATCACCGGTAAGTTCGGGTAA
- the phoU gene encoding phosphate signaling complex protein PhoU, with protein MARQSYQDKLTELREDVLYMSEVVMERLRMGLDALEQKDEDLAREVIEGDGEINRMYLDLEQDCIDLLALQQPVASDLRFIAASFKIITDLERIGDLATNLGEYTLDAERDLFPDVDVQEMGELTLDMLEDAMVAYDDEDTEACRELAGRDDELDHFAERASEIVVRDLIERELESPGEVEQLLQDVSRLLLTIRDLERVGDHTVNIAARTLYMVENDDDLIY; from the coding sequence ATGGCCAGACAATCGTATCAGGACAAACTCACGGAACTCCGTGAGGACGTCCTCTACATGAGCGAAGTCGTCATGGAACGGCTTCGCATGGGACTTGACGCCTTGGAACAGAAAGACGAGGACCTCGCCCGCGAAGTGATCGAAGGCGACGGCGAGATCAACCGGATGTATCTCGATCTCGAGCAGGACTGTATCGACCTGCTCGCGCTCCAACAGCCGGTGGCGAGCGATCTGCGCTTTATCGCCGCCTCGTTCAAGATCATCACCGACTTAGAACGGATCGGCGATCTCGCGACCAACCTCGGCGAGTACACGCTCGACGCCGAGCGCGATCTGTTCCCCGACGTCGACGTCCAGGAGATGGGCGAACTGACCCTCGATATGCTCGAAGACGCGATGGTCGCCTACGACGACGAGGATACCGAGGCCTGTCGGGAACTGGCGGGCCGCGACGACGAACTCGACCACTTCGCCGAACGGGCCAGCGAGATCGTCGTCCGCGACCTCATCGAGCGCGAACTCGAGTCACCCGGCGAGGTCGAACAGCTGCTCCAGGACGTGTCGCGGCTCCTGTTGACGATTCGGGACCTCGAGCGCGTTGGCGACCACACGGTTAATATCGCCGCACGCACGCTGTACATGGTCGAAAACGACGACGATCTTATCTACTGA
- a CDS encoding FAD-dependent monooxygenase, with translation MAAKTDVYEHYEAVVVGCGPGGAAAAARLADHGVETLVLERGTEAGAKNVSGGLIYAEDSAPYTIDDLFDGFRERASERPVTDYYIHNIAGNAVKTYDLTDLHEHDTDWCDAVLRREMDSWLEQRVHEKTSQTGGGVLTNVRVDGLLREDGEIVGVTCDELDPIKADLIVAADGVNSELAREAGLMDWEEPDEWYQGVKAVVDMDPDAIDDRFDIGPDEGAAHLFSGDLFSDVRGGGFLYTNEDSLSIGTVFHLDSLVEQEAEPHELLDALLTHPILAGWFQNEYHEREYAAKLVPDSKKVAHREPYRDRLVLVGDAAGQMQAQGPIIKGMNHAVTAGALAADAFAITRGNRDPEAAGRRYTKLLEDSGTMDKLRPRRYELSQTVSERDAVTNAVERVLDSPIGSLAVGNPIADRLLERAYNSPFLVSMLPDTKTGYVSLPTLIAEEHGKTIYWDSEVEPPTLEERIGELTYDTDVGNPHIELLDESAEASGAAVTACPVSAEDFGGGCYRSETVKTNGTAETLVSLDTQPCVECGTCAIVADTAWEHPRGGKGVEFREG, from the coding sequence ATGGCGGCTAAAACGGACGTCTACGAGCACTACGAGGCCGTCGTCGTGGGCTGTGGGCCCGGCGGAGCCGCGGCGGCTGCGCGGCTGGCAGATCACGGCGTCGAGACGCTCGTCTTAGAGCGCGGCACGGAAGCGGGCGCGAAGAACGTCTCCGGCGGGCTGATCTACGCCGAGGACTCGGCTCCCTACACGATCGACGACCTCTTCGACGGCTTCCGCGAGCGCGCGTCCGAGCGACCGGTCACCGACTACTACATCCACAACATCGCCGGCAACGCGGTCAAGACCTACGACCTAACCGATCTCCACGAGCACGACACCGACTGGTGTGATGCCGTGTTGCGTCGGGAGATGGACTCCTGGCTCGAGCAACGGGTCCACGAGAAGACCAGCCAGACCGGCGGCGGCGTCCTGACGAACGTCCGAGTCGACGGCCTCCTGCGTGAAGACGGGGAGATCGTCGGCGTCACCTGCGACGAACTCGATCCGATCAAGGCGGACCTGATCGTCGCGGCTGACGGCGTCAACTCCGAACTCGCCCGCGAGGCGGGATTGATGGACTGGGAGGAACCCGACGAGTGGTACCAGGGCGTCAAGGCCGTCGTCGACATGGACCCCGACGCGATCGACGACCGGTTCGACATAGGGCCCGACGAGGGTGCCGCCCACCTATTCTCGGGTGATCTCTTCAGCGACGTCCGTGGCGGTGGCTTCCTCTATACGAACGAGGACTCGCTGTCGATCGGGACCGTCTTCCACCTCGATAGCCTCGTCGAGCAGGAGGCCGAACCCCACGAACTGCTCGACGCGCTGCTGACCCACCCGATACTGGCGGGCTGGTTCCAAAACGAGTACCACGAGCGCGAGTACGCGGCGAAACTCGTTCCCGACTCGAAAAAAGTCGCCCACAGAGAGCCCTACCGCGACCGACTCGTCCTCGTCGGCGACGCCGCCGGCCAGATGCAGGCCCAGGGGCCGATCATCAAGGGGATGAACCACGCTGTCACCGCGGGCGCGCTCGCGGCCGACGCCTTCGCCATCACCCGCGGCAACCGCGATCCGGAAGCCGCTGGTCGGCGCTACACGAAGCTGCTCGAGGACTCCGGAACGATGGACAAGCTTCGGCCTCGGCGGTACGAGCTCAGTCAAACCGTCAGCGAACGCGACGCCGTGACGAACGCGGTCGAGCGAGTGCTTGACTCGCCGATCGGCTCGCTCGCGGTCGGGAATCCGATCGCCGACCGCCTGCTCGAGCGGGCGTACAACTCGCCGTTTTTGGTCTCGATGTTGCCCGACACGAAGACCGGCTACGTCTCTCTGCCGACGCTGATTGCCGAGGAACACGGCAAGACGATCTACTGGGACAGTGAGGTCGAGCCGCCGACCCTCGAGGAGCGCATCGGCGAGTTAACCTACGATACCGACGTGGGCAATCCGCACATCGAACTGCTCGACGAGTCCGCCGAGGCAAGCGGCGCAGCCGTCACTGCCTGCCCGGTCAGCGCCGAGGACTTCGGCGGCGGCTGTTACCGGTCGGAGACGGTCAAGACAAACGGCACCGCCGAGACACTGGTCAGTCTCGACACACAGCCCTGTGTCGAGTGTGGAACCTGTGCGATCGTCGCCGACACGGCGTGGGAACACCCACGCGGCGGCAAGGGCGTCGAGTTCCGCGAGGGATAA